The Ralstonia pseudosolanacearum genome includes the window ACCATCGAACGCACCGCGCTCGCCGCGGCCGACACGAGCGCGGCCGCCAACTGCATGGAGCTCGGCGGCCTGACCGACGCCCAGGCCGCGCGCGGCACCGATCAGCTGCGCCAGCTCGCAGGCGTGCAGGTCGAGCGGGTGACGCGCCCGGATGACGTCCGCTGGTGGGTCCACATGCCCGCGCGCGGAACGCGCGAAGACGCCGACCGCAAGGTGACCGAACTCAAGCGCCGCAATGTCGCCGATTCGGCCATCGTGCAGGAAGCGGGCGGATTCGTGGTCTCGCTCGGGCTGTTCCGCGACAAGGGTCGCGCCCAGCAGCGGCTGGACGACCTGCGCGCCCACGACGTGCGCACCGCCGTGCTGACGGAAACGCACCGCAATGCCTCGCGCGCATGGCTGCGCATCACGGCATCGGGCGATGCCGCGCCGGACCTCGCGGCCCAGCTGGCCACCCTCAAGACGCGCCTGGGCGCCGATGAATTGCGCGCCTGCGCGGCGCCGCAGGCCGCCACCCTGGCCGCCGCGCACTGAAGCGGCGCCGGCGCGCCGGGACTCAGGACGTCGCGCGCACGCGCTTGAGCAGCTGCGTCGTCGAGCGGTCGTGGTCGAACGGAATCGCCAGGGCCGTCCCGCCCCAGCCGCGCACGACGCGGGTTTCTTCCAGCGTGTCGATGTCGTAGTCGCCGCCCTTGACGTAGATGTCGGGGCGCACGCGCCGGATCAGCTCGACCGGCGTGCGTTCGGCGAACAGCACCACCAGGCTCACCGACTCCAGCGCGGCCAGCACCGCGAGGCGATCGGCCTCGGCATTGAGCGGACGATCGTCGCCCTTGCCCAGCATGCGCACCGAGGCGTCGGTGTTCACGCCCACCACCAGCGCGGCCCCCAGCGCGCGCGCCTGCGCGAGATAGGTCACGTGCCCGCGA containing:
- a CDS encoding SPOR domain-containing protein; translation: MTLRLALLLLLLANGVLLAANLGVFGPDIPSAWFESEREPDRMQRQIRTEDIRLLGPGSASTPAAPKAAPAPTPTPAASSPEAASAPAAASDAGPTIERTALAAADTSAAANCMELGGLTDAQAARGTDQLRQLAGVQVERVTRPDDVRWWVHMPARGTREDADRKVTELKRRNVADSAIVQEAGGFVVSLGLFRDKGRAQQRLDDLRAHDVRTAVLTETHRNASRAWLRITASGDAAPDLAAQLATLKTRLGADELRACAAPQAATLAAAH
- the rfaE2 gene encoding D-glycero-beta-D-manno-heptose 1-phosphate adenylyltransferase, whose translation is MSTLRQPAPMFEQKLCDSADVEARVRALPRPLVFTNGVFDILHRGHVTYLAQARALGAALVVGVNTDASVRMLGKGDDRPLNAEADRLAVLAALESVSLVVLFAERTPVELIRRVRPDIYVKGGDYDIDTLEETRVVRGWGGTALAIPFDHDRSTTQLLKRVRATS